A DNA window from Impatiens glandulifera chromosome 7, dImpGla2.1, whole genome shotgun sequence contains the following coding sequences:
- the LOC124946273 gene encoding F-box/FBD/LRR-repeat protein At4g26340-like produces the protein MRRNKSPTNEDDKSGKTSKEIVREGVDYISQVPREILHHILLFLPFKYWIILGMVSKQWQDLLRETPILIFDENEIVSKMRRQVRGVLHEEKPRSDGLDECKQRFAEFVNHVMLHHSSCLIKYARLSLQYEPTTRYASNVNIWVHFLMTRDIEMLELNFSSTPNMYCDLGIIAARRTRTAQTFELPHQPFEPKFTSFILSFCKLKAFKFGCFMNLKVLYLKDVDILDSSIGQLVSKCPVLEDLYLEGCSVTEEFFVCKQDLKIKHLNLLNCLTEKWQSYMIDISVPQLTNLLIKGRYLKSSAMHQPIW, from the coding sequence atGAGGAGAAACAAAAGTCCAACCAATGAAGACGACAAAAGTGGAAAAACATCAAAAGAGATTGTACGAGAAGGGGTTGATTACATAAGTCAAGTTCCGAGAGAAATTCTGCATCACATACTCTTATTTCTTCCTTTTAAGTACTGGATAATTTTGGGCATGGTTTCAAAACAATGGCAAGATCTTTTGCGTGAAACTCCAATTTTGATTTTCGACGAGAATGAAATTGTTTCGAAAATGAGAAGACAAGTTCGCGGTGTATTACATGAAGAGAAACCTCGAAGTGATGGGCTAGATGAGTGCAAACAGAGATTTGCAGAGTTTGTGAACCACGTTATGTTACATCACTCTAGTTGTCTCATAAAATATGCACGATTATCACTTCAATATGAACCTACAACAAGATATGCCTCAAATGTTAATATTTGGGTTCACTTTTTGATGACAAGAGATATAGAGATGCTCGAGTTGAACTTTTCATCAACACCAAACATGTACTGTGATCTAGGCATTATTGCAGCGAGGCGCACAAGAACAGCACAAACTTTTGAACTTCCTCATCAGCCTTTTGAGCCCAAATTTACAAGTTTCATTTTGAGCTTCTGCAAACTTAAAGCATTTAAATTTGGATGTTTCATGAACTTAAAAGTGCTATATTTGAAAGATGTGGACATTCTAGACAGTTCTATTGGACAACTAGTTTCAAAATGTCCAGTCCTCGAAGATTTATACTTGGAGGGGTGCTCTGTAACCGAGGAATTCTTTGTTTGTAAACAAGATCTGAAAATCAAGCATTTGAATTTGCTGAATTGTTTGACAGAAAAGTGGCAAAGTTATATGATTGACATATCTGTTCCACAATTGACGAACCTGTTGATCAAAGGAAGATACCTCAAGAGTTCAGCCATGCATCAACCAATTTGGTAG